Proteins co-encoded in one Salvelinus sp. IW2-2015 linkage group LG17, ASM291031v2, whole genome shotgun sequence genomic window:
- the LOC111976635 gene encoding acyl-coenzyme A diphosphatase FITM2 translates to MSRCTIPIPSFIGPPSAILVPSGNMADVDIIVNKFVALWRIPFVRLKLPWIFLGLSMVGSLVKSTQLVPETYFSNSRNVLNMYFVKVSWGWTLLLLTPFIFLIHYNDSLTFALRRMSSLVVATAIWYTFTETFFYIEDATGTCHRDQVPHKEFTTKWRCRSAGGQWDGYDISGHSFILSYSALIIAEEMAPMATMERNRNIVLDLLYVSLNGIVFIWIWMFMCTSVYFHNFWQNGLGTVFGILAWFVTYRVWYPKPLSPGLPLKPTKQS, encoded by the exons ATGTCACGGTGTACTATACCAATCCCCTCATTCATTGGACCGCCATCAGCCATTCTCGTTCCAAGTGGTAACATGGCAGACGTGGATATCATCGTGAACAAGTTTGTGGCACTTTGGAGGATACCATTTGTCCGTCTTAAATTGCCGTGGATTTTCTTGGGTCTTTCAATGGTGGGATCCCTTGTCAAGTCGACACAGCTCGTCCCGGAGACATATTTTAGCAACAGCAGAAATGTTCTCAATAT GTATTTTGTCAAAGTGTCCTGGGGCTGGACTTTACTGCTGTTGACCCCATTCATCTTCCTCATACACTACAACGACAGCTTGACCTTTGCCCTCCGGCGAATGAGCTCATTGGTGGTGGCCACAGCCATTTGGTACACCTTCACCGAGACCTTCTTCTACATTGAAGATGCCACAGGTACATGCCACAGGGATCAAGTCCCTCATAAAGAATTCACCACAAAGTGGAGATGCAGGAGTGCTGGGGGTCAATGGGACGGCTATGACATCTCAGGACACTCGTTCATTCTCTCGTACTCTGCACTCATCATTGCTGAAGAAATGGCACCTATGGCTACCATGGAGAGGAATCGGAACATTGTCCTTGATCTGTTATATGTGTCCCTTAATGGAATAGTATTCATCTGGATATGGATGTTTATGTGTACCTCTGTGTATTTTCATAATTTCTGGCAGAACGGTCTCGGGACTGTTTTTGGAATTCTGGCATGGTTTGTCACATATCGGGTATGGTATCCAAAGCCCTTATCGCCTGGTCTTCCACTTAAACCCACAAAGCAGAGTTGA
- the LOC111976639 gene encoding ganglioside-induced differentiation-associated protein 1-like 1 translates to MVNVVWITLYHFCQRKRSRKISRIQYRALSKIYAAASXRIYDALFVVLKSFALLFSLLFSLSLPPSISPLSLPWSSLTFTKPSVMASSNNVTPTNCSWWPISAMDEDGEITDMEKSEETAIESKPNFSKDKLVLYHWTQSFTSQKVRLVINEKGLLCEERDVSLPIAEHKEPWFMRLNLGEEVAVFIHGDTIVSDYNQIIEYLEAHFGGETVAQLIPDAGSPLHERVQQYRELLDGLPMDAYTHGCILHPELTTDSMIPKYATAEIRRHLTNAASELMKLDHEEPTLTEPYLSKQKKLMAKILDHDNVSYLKKILGELAMVLDQVEAELEKRKIEYKGQKCELWLCGPEFTLADVCLGALLHRLKFLGLSKKYWEDGSRPNLQSFFERVQKRYAFRKVLGDIHTTLLSAVLPNAFRMVKKKPPSFFGASFLMGSLGGMGYFAYWFLKKKYV, encoded by the exons ATGGTTAACGTTGTGTGGATTACGCTATACCATTTTTGCCAACGCAAGCGTTCTAGAAAGATATCTAGAATTCAGTACCGGGCGCTGTCCAAAATTTATGCTGCCGCGTCGCMTCGAATCTATGATGCTCTGTTCGTGGTGCTGAAATCCTTTGcgctcttgttctctctccttttctctctgtccctccctccttccatctctcctctctccctcccttggtCCTCTCTCACATTCACAAAACCCTCTGTCATGGCGTCTTCCAACAATGTTACCCCCACCAACTGTAGCTGGTGGCCCATCTCAGCCATGGATGAAGACggtgaaataacagatatggagaAAAGCGAAGAGACAGCTATAGAGTCGAAACCTAATTTCTCTAAAGACAAGCTTGTTTTGTATCACTGGACGCAGTCTTTCACCTCTCAAAAG GTGCGTCTGGTGATCAATGAGAAGGGTCTGCTGTGTGAAGAGAGGGACGTAAGTCTCCCTATAGCCGAGCACAAGGAGCCCTGGTTCATGAGGCTCAACCTGGGGGAGGAGGTGGCCGTCTTCATCCACGGAGACACCATCGTCTCAGACTACAACCAGATTATAGAGTACCTAGAGGCTCATTTTGGGGGAG AAACGGTGGCCCAGCTAATTCCCGATGCTGGCTCTCCACTCCACGAGCGTGTGCAGCAGTACCGTGAGCTGCTGGACGGCCTGCCCATGGATGCTTACACACACGGCTGTATCCTGCACCCAGAGCTCACCACCGACTCCATGATCCCAAAGTATGCCACAGCTGAAATACGTA GACACTTGACCAACGCTGCGTCTGAGCTGATGAAGCTGGACCATGAGGAGCCCACTCTGACAGAGCCYTACCTCTCCAAGCAGAAAAAACTKATG GCAAAAATATTGGACCACGACAATGTCAGCTACCTGAAGAAGATCCTTGGCGAGTTGGCGATGGTACTAGATCAGGTGGAGGCCGAGCTAGAAAAGAGGAAAATCGAGTATAAAG GTCAAAAGTGTGAGTTGTGGCTATGTGGACCTGAATTTACACTAGCTGATGTCTGCCTGGGAGCCTTGTTGCACAGGCTTAAGTTCTTGGGACTCTCAAAGAAATACTGGGAGGACGGCAGCCGACCCAACCTCCAGTCATTTTTCGAGCGGGTGCAAAAACGCTACGCTTTCCGCAAGGTTTTGGGCGACATCCACACAACCCTACTGTCAGCAGTTCTACCTAACGCATTCCGAATGGTAAAAAAGAAGCCACCATCTTTTTTCGGGGCCTCTTTCCTCATGGGTTCTCTGGGAGGGATGGGATACTTTGCCTATTGGTTTTTAAAAAAGAAATATGTGTAG